ATTATCCCTGCATAAGCAGTTCGCTAAAAAATAAGCGCAGGCAGATGCCACCTTTGCTATGCGCATATTTTTCGTGCTGAATATCATTTATTTTAAATAGCGGCCAATTATTTATTGTGCTGCGCGAATGCTACTGCCTGCTATTTCACTGACGCTGAGGGTTGTTATGTCTGCATTTTTTTCTAAATTAAAAGTTACACTGGCGCTGGTTGCCTGTTCGGCGAGTTTTGTCGCTATGGCCCAGGATAAATTAGTGGTTGGCGTTGATACCGCATTTGTACCGTTTGAATTTAAACAAGGTGATAAATATGTCGGTTTTGATATCGACTTATGGGATGCCATTGCGCAGAAAATGGATGTCAGCTATGAATTACGTCCGATGGATTTTGGTGGTTTAATTCCAGGCCTGCAATCACGCAATCTGGATGTGGCGATGGCAGGAATTACTATCACCGATGCCAGAAAGCAGGCGGTCGATTTCAGCGATGGGTATTACAATGCTGACCTGTTAATGGCGGTGAAAAACGGTGATAACACCATTACCAAATTTAGCGATCTTGCCGGTAAAAAAGTAGGGCTGAAGCAGGGCACTGCTGCCGCCAGCTTTATGAAAGCAAAATATAAAGCAGACTACATTGAGTTCCCGAATATCGATAATGCCTATCTCGATCTGCAGGCGGGTAATCTGGATGCTGTGGTACATGATTCGCCAAACGTGCTGTACTACGTGAAAATTGCGGGAGATGGCAAAGTGAAATCTACCGGTGAAACCGACAGCATTTTGCCACAGCAGTATGGCTTTGCCCTGCAGAAAAACAGCAGCTGGACGCCGAAAGTCGATGCTGCGCTGAAAGCATTACGTGCCGATGGTACTTATAACAAACTTTATGTGAAATGGTTTGATAAGCAACCTAAATAATCCCTTCAGGCCGGTGAAAACCGGCCTGAATTAAGGCAATCTGGTCGATATATGAATTTCGAAACAAAATATATATGGGAATCCCTGCCACTATTATTACAGGGGTTGCAACTGACGCTAATCATCTCACTGGCAGGTTTGTTGGGCGGCTTTACCATTGGCCTGCTGGCAGGCACCTGCCGCGCACTTGGCGGCAAGATAACGAAGACGATATCGCTTATTTTCGTTGAACTTATCCGTGGTACGCCAATTATGGTACAGGTGATGTTTATTTACTTCGCTTTACCCATGGTGCTGCCGATTCGTATTGATCCGGTTACCGCAGCAATTGTTACCATTATTATCAACTCAGGCGCCTATATTGCAGAAATCACCCGTGGCGCCATTCTGTCAATCAATAAAGGCTTTAAAGAAGCGAGCCTGGCGATGGGCTTGTCCCAGCGCAGTACGCTGTGGTTCGTCATAATGCCGCTGGCGCTACGCCGGATGATCCCGGCACTGGGCAACCAATGGATCATCAGCATTAAAGACACCTCACTGTTTATCGTGATAGGCGTGGCTGAATTAACGCGTCAGGGGCAGGAAATTATCGCCGGAAACTTCCGTGCGCTGGAAGTGTGGACCGCAGTGGCGCTGATTTACCTGCTGGTAACGCTGTGCCTGAGCTTCCTGCTGAAGCAACTGGAAAAAAGGATCCATATTTTATGAGCATGGTTGAATTTAATGCGGTTTCTAAGCATTTTGGCGCCACCCAGGTGCTGCATAATATTAATTTGAAAATTGATGCTGGCGAAGTGGTCGTGATTATTGGTCCGTCGGGATCGGGAAAATCTACGCTGTTACGCTGTATTAATAAGCTGGAAGAGATTTCATCAGGCACTCTGCTGGTCGCTGGAATGCATATCACCGATCCACACGCCAATGAATGCGATATCCGTCGCGAAGCAGGTATGGTGTTTCAGCAGTTTCATCTGTTCCCGCACCTGACGGCGCTGGAAAATGTGATGTTCGGCCCGATTCGCGTACGCAAGCAGAGCAAAGCGGCAGCGCGTGAGCAGGCGCTGGTGCTGCTGGAGCGTGTTGGCCTGCGTGAAGGCGCTAATTACTATCCTGCGGCGCTTTCTGGCGGACAGCAGCAGCGCGTTGCCATTGCCCGCGCGTTGGCCGTGAAGCCGAAAATGATGTTGTTTGATGAGCCAACTTCGGCGCTCGATCCAGAGTTGCGTCATGAAGTGTTAAAGGTGATGCGCTCGCTGGCGGAGGAAGGGATGACGATGGTGATCGTTACTCATGAGATTGGCTTTGCCCGTGACGTTGCATCGCGACTGATTTTTATTGATGGCGGCACTATTGCTGAAGATGGCCAACCTGATATTCTGCTCAATGCCAGCAGCAATCCGCGTCTGAAAGCGTTTTTACAGCATGTTTCCTGAGCACAAGTGAATAATAACTCCATGAAAAAAATCACAATCAATGGTTCCGCTTTTGCCATCGGCCAGCGTCTGGGTGAGTTTGGCCGCGATGCCTGGCATCAGAAGCTGACGAAAACCCGCTTGTGGCAAACCGTGGTCGCCATGCAGGCATCTGAACAGTTGCAGACGATGCGCGCGGCGGTTATCGCGCAATATCCGCTGATCTGGCAGGAGCTGGAGGGAATGGCGCTGGGTCTGGAAGCCCCGGTTAACGAAGTCTTTGCCTGGAACTGCCGTGGCGATTTGCTGCGTTCCACCTCGGATGGTTGCACCACGGTCGCGGGCAGCACCGTGACAGGCGAATTAATTATCGCCCATAACGAAGATGGCTTTCCGCAGCTGCGTGATGATTGCGCACTGGTCAGCATTATGCAGGACGAAGGCGTGGGCTTTACCAGCTTCGTCTATCCTGGCTCGATACCCGGTCATACCTTTGCCGTCAATGAGAAGGGGATCGTTAATACCGTGAATAACATTCGTGCGCTGCACCGCCCGGCAGGCTTTCCTCGCCAGGTACTGGCCCGTGCCGCGCTCAATGCCAGTACGCTGGACGAAGCAGTGCTGCAATTGAAGAACCACGCGCGCGCTGGTGCTTTTCACCATACGCTGGGGCAAACAGGCGACAACCGTCTGTTCAGTGTGGAAGCCACCGGTTCAGGCTGTTCTGTGGTTGAGGTAAAGGCCACCATGGGCCATGCCAATCATCTTATTCATCCGGCGATGGCCGATGTGCAGCAGGTGGTGACAGGCAGTTCTGCTTCGCGGCAGGCAAAACTGGAAACATTACTGACCAGCCATCAGCGATTAAGTACTGAAGCGGCTAAAACCATTTTATCCGATCAGAGTAATGAGGCACTGCCCATTTATCGCCTATCCCCGGAAGATCCGGACGATGAAAATACGCTGGCAACCGCGGTGTTCACCCTGAATACCCGGCGGATTGAGTGGCAGATTTATGGGACTGACCGTCATAAGGCCGTTCACGAGGGAAGTTTTAGCTAATATACCGTTAACACAGGATGTGAATGATGGCAGATAAAGTGACTTTTAACCTCAGTTACAATGAGCTGATCTTCTTAATGGAAGATATGATACTGGACTGTCTTGACCAGATAAGGACCGGGCAGCCGGATCCGCATCTTTGGATGGAGAGGGCGCATACGACCAGAGATGTCTGGTACTCACTGGCGTGCGCTGGCGGCTTTCAGGAGGATATGGTGGAAGCCGACTATCTGCGCTTGCTGGCTATGACTGATGGTACAAAGCCGCATGATGGATCTGACGAAGATGGCGGGTCGATATAGGGAAATGATGATTGCCTGAAAGCTAAATCA
This is a stretch of genomic DNA from Winslowiella toletana. It encodes these proteins:
- the glnH gene encoding glutamine ABC transporter substrate-binding protein GlnH; the encoded protein is MSAFFSKLKVTLALVACSASFVAMAQDKLVVGVDTAFVPFEFKQGDKYVGFDIDLWDAIAQKMDVSYELRPMDFGGLIPGLQSRNLDVAMAGITITDARKQAVDFSDGYYNADLLMAVKNGDNTITKFSDLAGKKVGLKQGTAAASFMKAKYKADYIEFPNIDNAYLDLQAGNLDAVVHDSPNVLYYVKIAGDGKVKSTGETDSILPQQYGFALQKNSSWTPKVDAALKALRADGTYNKLYVKWFDKQPK
- the glnP gene encoding glutamine ABC transporter permease GlnP encodes the protein MNFETKYIWESLPLLLQGLQLTLIISLAGLLGGFTIGLLAGTCRALGGKITKTISLIFVELIRGTPIMVQVMFIYFALPMVLPIRIDPVTAAIVTIIINSGAYIAEITRGAILSINKGFKEASLAMGLSQRSTLWFVIMPLALRRMIPALGNQWIISIKDTSLFIVIGVAELTRQGQEIIAGNFRALEVWTAVALIYLLVTLCLSFLLKQLEKRIHIL
- the glnQ gene encoding glutamine ABC transporter ATP-binding protein GlnQ → MVEFNAVSKHFGATQVLHNINLKIDAGEVVVIIGPSGSGKSTLLRCINKLEEISSGTLLVAGMHITDPHANECDIRREAGMVFQQFHLFPHLTALENVMFGPIRVRKQSKAAAREQALVLLERVGLREGANYYPAALSGGQQQRVAIARALAVKPKMMLFDEPTSALDPELRHEVLKVMRSLAEEGMTMVIVTHEIGFARDVASRLIFIDGGTIAEDGQPDILLNASSNPRLKAFLQHVS
- a CDS encoding acyl-CoA--6-aminopenicillanic acid acyl-transferase, with amino-acid sequence MKKITINGSAFAIGQRLGEFGRDAWHQKLTKTRLWQTVVAMQASEQLQTMRAAVIAQYPLIWQELEGMALGLEAPVNEVFAWNCRGDLLRSTSDGCTTVAGSTVTGELIIAHNEDGFPQLRDDCALVSIMQDEGVGFTSFVYPGSIPGHTFAVNEKGIVNTVNNIRALHRPAGFPRQVLARAALNASTLDEAVLQLKNHARAGAFHHTLGQTGDNRLFSVEATGSGCSVVEVKATMGHANHLIHPAMADVQQVVTGSSASRQAKLETLLTSHQRLSTEAAKTILSDQSNEALPIYRLSPEDPDDENTLATAVFTLNTRRIEWQIYGTDRHKAVHEGSFS